Proteins from a single region of Clupea harengus chromosome 5, Ch_v2.0.2, whole genome shotgun sequence:
- the LOC105895917 gene encoding twist-related protein 2-like: protein MREEVSRVDSPEGGMGASEEELERASKKCPSGGPVRKRLPSPKKACAGSGRAAGGEERSSASPTTLVPSKRPKKSPSSVAQVTMGTTISISTVIAGGGAPLGPDAPLEDLHTQRVIANVRERQRTQSLNDAFASLRKIIPTLPSDKLSKIQILKLASRYIDFLYQVLQSDEMDAKLASCNYLAHERLSYAFSVWRMEGAWSMSAGH, encoded by the coding sequence atgagagaggaggtgtcCCGTGTTGACTCCCCTGAGGGGGGCATGGGTGCCagcgaggaggagctggagcgcGCCTCCAAGAAGTGCCCGTCCGGCGGCCCGGTCCGCAAGCGGCTGCCCTCGCCCAAGAAGGCCTGCGCGGGGAGCGGGCGCGCCGCGGGCGGGGAGGAGAGGTCCTCGGCCAGCCCCACCACTCTGGTCCCCAGCAAGCGGCCCAAGAAGAGCCCCTCATCGGTCGCGCAGGTCACCATGGGCACCACCATCTCCATATCGACAGTGATCGCAGGGGGGGGCGCCCCGCTAGGCCCCGACGCCCCGCTGGAGGACCTGCACACGCAGCGCGTCATCGCCAACGTGCGCGAGCGCCAGCGCACGCAGTCGCTCAACGACGCCTTCGCCTCGCTGCGCAAGATCATCCCCACGCTGCCCTCGGACAAGCTGAGTAAGATCCAGATCCTTAAGCTGGCCTCGCGCTACATCGACTTCCTCTACCAGGTGCTGCAGAGCGACGAGATGGACGCCAAGCTCGCCAGCTGCAACTACCTGGCCCACGAGAGGCTCAGCTACGCCTTCTCGGtctggaggatggagggagcctGGTCCATGTCTGCAGGACACTAA